GGGCACTCATCATGCGTCCCTCCCCTCGCGCGGCGGGTGGTCCGCCCCGGTCCGGCCGCGGGCGATGGCGTCGGCCATACGGGCCACCCGCGCCATGGCCCGCACGTTGTGCACCCGCACCACGTCCGCCCCCGCCAGGATGGCGGCCGCCACGGTGGCGGCCGTACCGTCATCCCGCTCTGCCGGCGGCAGTCCGCCCAGGACCCGGCCGATGGTCCCCTTGCGGGAGGTGCCGATGACCACCGGCCGCCCCAGAGCCCGCAGCTCCCCCAGGCGGCGCAACAGCTCCAGGTTGTGGTCCACCGTCTTGCCAAAACCGAAGCCGGGATCCACCAGGATCCGGGACCTGGCGATCCCCCGGCCGACGGCGAACGTGATCCGCTCCAGCAGAAAGCCCACGATGCCCGACATCAGATCGCGCGGCGCGTCGGCGGGGGGCGGGTACCCGTGCATGAGGACGACGGGGACCCCCAGCGCGGCCACCACATCCGCCATCGCCGGATCCGCCCGCAGGGCGCTCACATCGTTAACCAGTGCGGCTCCGGCTTCCACCGCCTGCCGGGCCACCTCCGCCCGCGTGGTGTCCACCGACAGGGGGATCTCCAGCTCCCCCGCCAGCCGGCGGATCACCGGGAGGATCCGCGCCAGCTCCTCCTCCGGCGGCACCGGCGCCGCCCCGGGGCGGGTCGAGACAC
This DNA window, taken from Armatimonadota bacterium, encodes the following:
- the folP gene encoding dihydropteroate synthase, with the translated sequence MAPVPPLRIGRRVFAWGARTYVMGVLNVSPDSFSGDGVTDPEAACARGRALAADGADILDVGGVSTRPGAAPVPPEEELARILPVIRRLAGELEIPLSVDTTRAEVARQAVEAGAALVNDVSALRADPAMADVVAALGVPVVLMHGYPPPADAPRDLMSGIVGFLLERITFAVGRGIARSRILVDPGFGFGKTVDHNLELLRRLGELRALGRPVVIGTSRKGTIGRVLGGLPPAERDDGTAATVAAAILAGADVVRVHNVRAMARVARMADAIARGRTGADHPPREGRDA